The following proteins are co-located in the Hevea brasiliensis isolate MT/VB/25A 57/8 chromosome 11, ASM3005281v1, whole genome shotgun sequence genome:
- the LOC110644806 gene encoding NADH dehydrogenase [ubiquinone] iron-sulfur protein 7, mitochondrial, giving the protein MAMITRNTTSRLPILFSQHRGAALSLHTTLPSLSAEATPPTPYACPPPPSTSSPAGLSKAADYVISKVDDLMNWARRGSIWPMTFGLACCAVEMMHTGAARYDLDRFGIIFRPSPRQSDCMIVAGTLTNKMAPALRRVYDQMPEPRWVISMGSCANGGGYYHYSYSVVRGCDRIVPVDIYVPGCPPTAEALLYGILQLQKKINRRKDFLHWWSK; this is encoded by the exons ATGGCCATGATCACTAGGAACACTACCTCACGCCTTCCTATCCTCTTCTCCCAGCATCGCGGAGCTGCCCTCTCTCTCCATACCACTCTCCCCTCTCTCTCCGCCGAGGCAACACCTCCCACTCCTTATGCCTGCCCACCGCCCCCTTCCACCTCTTCCCCCGCCGGCCTTTCCAAGGCAGCGGACTACGTTATTTCCAAGGTCGATGATCTTATGAACTGGGCTCGCCGCGGCTCCATCTGGCCCATGACTTTCGGCCTTGCTTGctgtgcagtcgaaatgatgcaTACCGGTGCTGCTCGCTACGATCTGGATCGATTTGGTATCATTTTCAGGCCCAGTCCTCGCCAATCTGATTGTATGATTGTCGCTGGTACCCTCACCAATAAGATGGCTCCTGCTCTTCGCAG GGTTTATGACCAAATGCCTGAGCCAAGGTGGGTCATCTCTATGGGCAGCTGTGCAAATGGTGGGGGATATTATCACTACTCGTATTCTGTTGTTCGTGGTTGTGACAGGATTGTCCCTGTAGACATTTATGTTCCAGGATGCCCTCCCACTGCTGAGGCCTTACTCTATGGGATACTCCAGCTTCAGAAAAAGATCAACAGGCGCAAGGATTTCCTTCATTGGTGGAGCAAATGA
- the LOC110644785 gene encoding uncharacterized protein LOC110644785: MASKLAQLQSKAAQASQFVAKHGTAYYKQLLEQNKQYIQEPPTVEKCNLLSKQLFYTRLASIPGRYEAFWKELDYVKRMWKHRQELRVEDASIAALFGLECFAWFCAGEIVGRGFTFTGYYV; encoded by the exons ATGGCGTCAAAGCTAGCTCAGTTGCAATCAAAGGCTGCTCAGGCCTCGCAGTTCGTGGCCAAGCATGGTACTGCCTACTACAAGCAGCTATTAGAGCAGAACAAGCAGTACATCCAGGAACCACCCACTGTTGAGAAATGCAATCTTTTGTCAAAACAGTTGTTTTATACTCGTCTTGCAAG TATTCCTGGGCGGTATGAAGCATTCTGGAAGGAGCTTGATTATGTTAAGCGTATGTGGAAACATAGGCAGGAGCTCAGGGTTGAGGATGCTAGCATTGCTGCTTTATTTGGATTGGAGTGCTTTGCATGGTTTTGTGCTGGAGAAATTGTAGGTCGAGGATTCACATTTACTGGCTACTATGTTTGA